In one Pelecanus crispus isolate bPelCri1 chromosome 12, bPelCri1.pri, whole genome shotgun sequence genomic region, the following are encoded:
- the LLGL2 gene encoding LLGL scribble cell polarity complex component 2 isoform X1, protein MRRFLRPGHDPVRERLKRDLFQFNKTVEHGFPHQPSALGYSPFLRLMAIGTRSGAIKLYGAPGVEFMGLHEENNTVMQIHFIPDQCQLVTLLDDNSLHLWSLKQHSGASELREEYRFTLKGPPGSSPSATQITAVLPHSSREVLYLGTESGNIFVVELPSFRVLEDRTITSEAVLQRVPEDYCNRRSCELVEALREHPKNPDQILIGYSRGLIVLWDLQNNKATHHFLGSQQLENLYWQRDGSKFVSCHYDGSYTQWPVSSDNRQPEPLENLVPYGPFPCKAISKIYWQTTKNGLPYIIFQGGMPRASYGDRHSISVVHGSQQTAFDFTSRVIDFFIIFSSEPTAEFDDPSAMVVLAEEELVVIDLKTTGWPAVHPPYLASLHCSAITCSHHVSNIPLKLWERIISAGSKQNIHYSNMPWPIDGGTNIAPDPPQRDLLLTGHEDGTVRFWDASGVCLHLLYKLSTVRVFLTDADPNDNMNTLGEDEWPPLRKVGTFDPYSDDPRLGIQKIYLCKYSGYLAVAGTAGQILVMELNDEDAEHVVDHAEADLLQDQEGYRWKGHEKLKTRDGPVRFEAGFQPFVLVQCQPPAVVTSLALHSEWKLVAFGTSHGFGLFDHQQKRLVFVKCTLHPSDQLALEGPLSRVKSLKKSLRQSFRRIRRSRVSSRKRRGGSGNASEVRGPPFWGPVQEANAKFDQDALQEMELAPVQRKIEARSAEDSFTGFVRTLYFADTFLRDSSRHCPSLWAGTNGGTVYAFCLRVPPAERRMDEPVRAEQAKEIQLMHRAPVVGILVLDGRSTPLPEPLEVAHDLSKSPDMQGSHQLLVVSEEQFKVFTLPKVSSKLKLKLTALEGCRVRKVTVANFGSCKTDDYSENDLAVLTNLGDIQIISLPFLKLQIRYPCIRKEDVSGIASCVFTKYGQGFYLISPSEFERFSLSTKWLVEPRCVVDVPEVTSNNHVHNKSGVENAARKSRGSGRSLGDYGEDERKSGRLMEHALLNDEKVLKEIQSTLEGGRGSYAERNLARSPLGHGLSNGGGK, encoded by the exons ATGAGAAGGTTCTTAAGACCCGGACATGATCCAGTGAGAGAGAGGCTTAAACGCGACCTTTTCCAGTTTAACAAG ACTGTGGAACATGGATTTCCCCATCAACCCAGTGCACTGGGCTATAGCCCATTTCTCCGCCTTATGGCCATTGGAACGCGATCGGGAGCCATCAAACT ATATGGTGCTCCTGGGGTGGAGTTCATGGGtttacatgaagaaaacaatACTGTAATGCAGATTCACTTTATACCTGATCAG TGCCAGCTGGTGACATTGCTAGATGATAACAGCTTGCATCTCTGGAGCCTGAAGCAGCACAGCGGAGCATCCGAGCTGCGGGAGGAGTACCGCTTCACGTTGAAAGGGCCACCTGG GTCTTCGCCAAGTGCCACGCAGATAACAGCTGTCCTTCCCCATTCCTCACGGGAAGTCCTGTATCTTGGCACGGAGAGTGGCAACATCTTTGTAGTGGAGCTTCCGTCATTCAGAGTGCTAGAGGACAGGACCATAACCTctgaggctgtgctgcagcg GGTACCAGAAGATTACTGTAACAGGCGATCATGTGAATTGGTGGAAGCCCTTCGGGAGCATCCTAAGAACCCTGACCAGATCCTGATTGGATACAGCAGGGGCTTGATTGTCCTCTGGGACCTGCAGAATAACAAAGCAACACATCATTTCCTGGGTAGCCAG CAACTGGAGAACCTCTACTGGCAGAGGGATGGCAGTAAATTCGTTAGTTGTCACTATGATGGAAGTTACACCCAGTGGCCAGTATCCAGTGACAACAGGCAGCCTGAGCCTCTGGAAAACCTTGTGCCTTATG GTCCTTTTCCTTGCAAGGCCATCTCCAAGATCTACTGGCAGACAACAAAAAATGG GCTTCCTTACATTATATTCCAAGGTGGGATGCCCCGGGCTAGCTATGGTGACCGGCACAGTATCTCTGTTGTCCATGGCAGTCAGCAAACAGCCTTTGACTTCACATCACGGGTGATAGACTTCTTTATAATCTTCAGTTCAGAGCCTACTGCAG AGTTTGATGACCCTTCTGCTATGGTGGTGCTGGCAGAAGAAGAGCTGGTAGTTATAGACTTGAAAACTACAGGCTGGCCAGCAGTCCATCCTCCATACCTGGCTTCTCTCCATTGCTCAGCCATCACCTGCTCACACCATGTCTCTAACATCCCACTGAAACTGTGGGAGAGGATTATCAGTGCTGGGAGCAAGCAGAACATTCACTACTCGAATATG CCGTGGCCGATTGATGGTGGTACCAACATAGCTCCAGATCCTCCGCAGAGGGACTTGCTTCTAACAGG GCATGAAGATGGCACTGTGCGGTTTTGGGATGCATCTGGTGTCTGCTTACATCTCCTTTATAAGCTAAGTACAGTGAGAGTATTTCTCACAGATGCTGATCCCAATGACAATATGAACACCCTGGGTGAGGACGAATGGCCTCCACTTCGCAAG GTTGGTACCTTTGACCCTTACAGTGATGATCCTAGACTTGGGATCCAGAAGATCTACCTGTGTAAATACAGCGGATACTTGGCTGTAGCTGGTACAGCAGGACAG ATACTGGTGATGGAACTGAATGACGAAGATGCAGAACATGTCGTGGACCATGCTGAAGCAGATCTCCTGCAGGACCAAGAGGGCTATCGATGGAAAGGTCATGAGAAACTAAAGACTCGAGATGGACCTGTTCGATTTGAAGCTGGTTTTCAGCCCTTTGTCCTTGTCCAGTGTCAACCACCAGCGGTGGTCACCTCATTGGCCCTTCACTCTGAATGGAAGCTTGTGGCCTTTGGTACCAGTCATGGTTTTGGGCTTTTTGACCACCAGCAGAAACGACTGGTCTTTGTCAA GTGTACACTGCATCCCAGTGACCAATTGGCCTTAGAAGGCCCACTGTCTCGGGTGAAATCCTTGAAGAAATCCCTCCGTCAGTCATTCAGGCGGATCAGGAGGAGCCGGGTGTCCAGTAGGAAGCGACGAGGAGGTAGTGGAAATGCCTCAGAGGTGAGGGGCCCACCTTTTTGGGGTCCT GTGCAAGAAGCAAATGCCAAATTTGACCAAGACGCATTGCAGGAGATGGAACTGGCTCCAGTCCAGCGGAAGATTGAAGCCCGGTCTGCAGAAGACTCTTTCACTGGCTTTGTGCGCACCTTGTATTTTGCTGATACCTTCTTGAGGGACA GCTCCCGCCACTGCCCATCCTTGTGGGCAGGCACCAATGGAGGTACAGTCTATGCCTTCTGTTTACGTGTTCCTCCAGCGGAGAGGAGGATGGATGAACCTGTCAGGGCAGAGCAGG CCAAAGAGATTCAGCTGATGCACAGGGCTCCTGTTGTGGGTATACTTGTCTTGGATGGACGCAGCACTCCCCTCCCAGAACCTCTAGAAGTAGCACATGACCTTTCTAAGAGTCCTGATATGCAAGGCAGCCATCAACTGTTGGTGGTGTCTGAAGAGCAATTTAAG GTATTCACATTACCTAAGGTTAGCTCCAAACTGAAGCTCAAGCTGACAGCCCTGGAAGGCTGTAGGGTACGAAAGGTGACGGTTGCGAACTTTGGCAGCTGCAAGACTGACGATTACAGTGAAAATGACCTGGCTGTCCTGACTAACCTGGGAGACATTCAGATCATCTCGCTGCCCTTCCTCAAATTACAGATCCGCTACCCTTGCATCCGCAAAGAGGACGTGAGCGGCATTGCATCCTGCGTCTTCACCAAATATGGCCAAG GTTTCTATCTGATCTCACCATCGGAGTTTGAGAGGTTTTCCCTTTCTACCAAATGGTTAGTGGAGCCCCGGTGTGTTGTGGATGTGCCAGAAGTTACAAGCAACAATCACGTGCACAATAAGTCTGGTGTGGAGAATGCTGCAAGAAAATCCAG gGGATCAGGAAGGAGTTTGGGTGACTATGGTGAAGATG AAAGGAAGTCTGGGAGGCTGATGGAACATGCCTTGCTCAATGACGAAA aagTCCTGAAGGAGATCCAGAGTACTCTGGAGGGGGGCAGAGG GAGCtatgcagaaagaaatttggCAAGAAGTCCGTTAGGACATGGACTAAGTAATGGAGGAGGTAAGTGA
- the LLGL2 gene encoding LLGL scribble cell polarity complex component 2 isoform X3 — protein sequence MRRFLRPGHDPVRERLKRDLFQFNKTVEHGFPHQPSALGYSPFLRLMAIGTRSGAIKLYGAPGVEFMGLHEENNTVMQIHFIPDQCQLVTLLDDNSLHLWSLKQHSGASELREEYRFTLKGPPGSSPSATQITAVLPHSSREVLYLGTESGNIFVVELPSFRVLEDRTITSEAVLQRVPEDYCNRRSCELVEALREHPKNPDQILIGYSRGLIVLWDLQNNKATHHFLGSQQLENLYWQRDGSKFVSCHYDGSYTQWPVSSDNRQPEPLENLVPYGPFPCKAISKIYWQTTKNGLPYIIFQGGMPRASYGDRHSISVVHGSQQTAFDFTSRVIDFFIIFSSEPTAEFDDPSAMVVLAEEELVVIDLKTTGWPAVHPPYLASLHCSAITCSHHVSNIPLKLWERIISAGSKQNIHYSNMPWPIDGGTNIAPDPPQRDLLLTGHEDGTVRFWDASGVCLHLLYKLSTVRVFLTDADPNDNMNTLGEDEWPPLRKVGTFDPYSDDPRLGIQKIYLCKYSGYLAVAGTAGQILVMELNDEDAEHVVDHAEADLLQDQEGYRWKGHEKLKTRDGPVRFEAGFQPFVLVQCQPPAVVTSLALHSEWKLVAFGTSHGFGLFDHQQKRLVFVKCTLHPSDQLALEGPLSRVKSLKKSLRQSFRRIRRSRVSSRKRRGGSGNASEVQEANAKFDQDALQEMELAPVQRKIEARSAEDSFTGFVRTLYFADTFLRDSSRHCPSLWAGTNGGTVYAFCLRVPPAERRMDEPVRAEQAKEIQLMHRAPVVGILVLDGRSTPLPEPLEVAHDLSKSPDMQGSHQLLVVSEEQFKVFTLPKVSSKLKLKLTALEGCRVRKVTVANFGSCKTDDYSENDLAVLTNLGDIQIISLPFLKLQIRYPCIRKEDVSGIASCVFTKYGQGFYLISPSEFERFSLSTKWLVEPRCVVDVPEVTSNNHVHNKSGVENAARKSRGSGRSLGDYGEDERKSGRLMEHALLNDEKVLKEIQSTLEGGRGRDHIPTSQRNRTLSIRIQELCRKKFGKKSVRTWTK from the exons ATGAGAAGGTTCTTAAGACCCGGACATGATCCAGTGAGAGAGAGGCTTAAACGCGACCTTTTCCAGTTTAACAAG ACTGTGGAACATGGATTTCCCCATCAACCCAGTGCACTGGGCTATAGCCCATTTCTCCGCCTTATGGCCATTGGAACGCGATCGGGAGCCATCAAACT ATATGGTGCTCCTGGGGTGGAGTTCATGGGtttacatgaagaaaacaatACTGTAATGCAGATTCACTTTATACCTGATCAG TGCCAGCTGGTGACATTGCTAGATGATAACAGCTTGCATCTCTGGAGCCTGAAGCAGCACAGCGGAGCATCCGAGCTGCGGGAGGAGTACCGCTTCACGTTGAAAGGGCCACCTGG GTCTTCGCCAAGTGCCACGCAGATAACAGCTGTCCTTCCCCATTCCTCACGGGAAGTCCTGTATCTTGGCACGGAGAGTGGCAACATCTTTGTAGTGGAGCTTCCGTCATTCAGAGTGCTAGAGGACAGGACCATAACCTctgaggctgtgctgcagcg GGTACCAGAAGATTACTGTAACAGGCGATCATGTGAATTGGTGGAAGCCCTTCGGGAGCATCCTAAGAACCCTGACCAGATCCTGATTGGATACAGCAGGGGCTTGATTGTCCTCTGGGACCTGCAGAATAACAAAGCAACACATCATTTCCTGGGTAGCCAG CAACTGGAGAACCTCTACTGGCAGAGGGATGGCAGTAAATTCGTTAGTTGTCACTATGATGGAAGTTACACCCAGTGGCCAGTATCCAGTGACAACAGGCAGCCTGAGCCTCTGGAAAACCTTGTGCCTTATG GTCCTTTTCCTTGCAAGGCCATCTCCAAGATCTACTGGCAGACAACAAAAAATGG GCTTCCTTACATTATATTCCAAGGTGGGATGCCCCGGGCTAGCTATGGTGACCGGCACAGTATCTCTGTTGTCCATGGCAGTCAGCAAACAGCCTTTGACTTCACATCACGGGTGATAGACTTCTTTATAATCTTCAGTTCAGAGCCTACTGCAG AGTTTGATGACCCTTCTGCTATGGTGGTGCTGGCAGAAGAAGAGCTGGTAGTTATAGACTTGAAAACTACAGGCTGGCCAGCAGTCCATCCTCCATACCTGGCTTCTCTCCATTGCTCAGCCATCACCTGCTCACACCATGTCTCTAACATCCCACTGAAACTGTGGGAGAGGATTATCAGTGCTGGGAGCAAGCAGAACATTCACTACTCGAATATG CCGTGGCCGATTGATGGTGGTACCAACATAGCTCCAGATCCTCCGCAGAGGGACTTGCTTCTAACAGG GCATGAAGATGGCACTGTGCGGTTTTGGGATGCATCTGGTGTCTGCTTACATCTCCTTTATAAGCTAAGTACAGTGAGAGTATTTCTCACAGATGCTGATCCCAATGACAATATGAACACCCTGGGTGAGGACGAATGGCCTCCACTTCGCAAG GTTGGTACCTTTGACCCTTACAGTGATGATCCTAGACTTGGGATCCAGAAGATCTACCTGTGTAAATACAGCGGATACTTGGCTGTAGCTGGTACAGCAGGACAG ATACTGGTGATGGAACTGAATGACGAAGATGCAGAACATGTCGTGGACCATGCTGAAGCAGATCTCCTGCAGGACCAAGAGGGCTATCGATGGAAAGGTCATGAGAAACTAAAGACTCGAGATGGACCTGTTCGATTTGAAGCTGGTTTTCAGCCCTTTGTCCTTGTCCAGTGTCAACCACCAGCGGTGGTCACCTCATTGGCCCTTCACTCTGAATGGAAGCTTGTGGCCTTTGGTACCAGTCATGGTTTTGGGCTTTTTGACCACCAGCAGAAACGACTGGTCTTTGTCAA GTGTACACTGCATCCCAGTGACCAATTGGCCTTAGAAGGCCCACTGTCTCGGGTGAAATCCTTGAAGAAATCCCTCCGTCAGTCATTCAGGCGGATCAGGAGGAGCCGGGTGTCCAGTAGGAAGCGACGAGGAGGTAGTGGAAATGCCTCAGAG GTGCAAGAAGCAAATGCCAAATTTGACCAAGACGCATTGCAGGAGATGGAACTGGCTCCAGTCCAGCGGAAGATTGAAGCCCGGTCTGCAGAAGACTCTTTCACTGGCTTTGTGCGCACCTTGTATTTTGCTGATACCTTCTTGAGGGACA GCTCCCGCCACTGCCCATCCTTGTGGGCAGGCACCAATGGAGGTACAGTCTATGCCTTCTGTTTACGTGTTCCTCCAGCGGAGAGGAGGATGGATGAACCTGTCAGGGCAGAGCAGG CCAAAGAGATTCAGCTGATGCACAGGGCTCCTGTTGTGGGTATACTTGTCTTGGATGGACGCAGCACTCCCCTCCCAGAACCTCTAGAAGTAGCACATGACCTTTCTAAGAGTCCTGATATGCAAGGCAGCCATCAACTGTTGGTGGTGTCTGAAGAGCAATTTAAG GTATTCACATTACCTAAGGTTAGCTCCAAACTGAAGCTCAAGCTGACAGCCCTGGAAGGCTGTAGGGTACGAAAGGTGACGGTTGCGAACTTTGGCAGCTGCAAGACTGACGATTACAGTGAAAATGACCTGGCTGTCCTGACTAACCTGGGAGACATTCAGATCATCTCGCTGCCCTTCCTCAAATTACAGATCCGCTACCCTTGCATCCGCAAAGAGGACGTGAGCGGCATTGCATCCTGCGTCTTCACCAAATATGGCCAAG GTTTCTATCTGATCTCACCATCGGAGTTTGAGAGGTTTTCCCTTTCTACCAAATGGTTAGTGGAGCCCCGGTGTGTTGTGGATGTGCCAGAAGTTACAAGCAACAATCACGTGCACAATAAGTCTGGTGTGGAGAATGCTGCAAGAAAATCCAG gGGATCAGGAAGGAGTTTGGGTGACTATGGTGAAGATG AAAGGAAGTCTGGGAGGCTGATGGAACATGCCTTGCTCAATGACGAAA aagTCCTGAAGGAGATCCAGAGTACTCTGGAGGGGGGCAGAGG GAGAGATCACATTCCCACATCCCAAAGGAACAGGACTCTGAGTATTCGCATACAG GAGCtatgcagaaagaaatttggCAAGAAGTCCGTTAGGACATGGACTAAGTAA
- the LLGL2 gene encoding LLGL scribble cell polarity complex component 2 isoform X2 produces MRRFLRPGHDPVRERLKRDLFQFNKTVEHGFPHQPSALGYSPFLRLMAIGTRSGAIKLYGAPGVEFMGLHEENNTVMQIHFIPDQCQLVTLLDDNSLHLWSLKQHSGASELREEYRFTLKGPPGSSPSATQITAVLPHSSREVLYLGTESGNIFVVELPSFRVLEDRTITSEAVLQRVPEDYCNRRSCELVEALREHPKNPDQILIGYSRGLIVLWDLQNNKATHHFLGSQQLENLYWQRDGSKFVSCHYDGSYTQWPVSSDNRQPEPLENLVPYGPFPCKAISKIYWQTTKNGLPYIIFQGGMPRASYGDRHSISVVHGSQQTAFDFTSRVIDFFIIFSSEPTAEFDDPSAMVVLAEEELVVIDLKTTGWPAVHPPYLASLHCSAITCSHHVSNIPLKLWERIISAGSKQNIHYSNMPWPIDGGTNIAPDPPQRDLLLTGHEDGTVRFWDASGVCLHLLYKLSTVRVFLTDADPNDNMNTLGEDEWPPLRKVGTFDPYSDDPRLGIQKIYLCKYSGYLAVAGTAGQILVMELNDEDAEHVVDHAEADLLQDQEGYRWKGHEKLKTRDGPVRFEAGFQPFVLVQCQPPAVVTSLALHSEWKLVAFGTSHGFGLFDHQQKRLVFVKCTLHPSDQLALEGPLSRVKSLKKSLRQSFRRIRRSRVSSRKRRGGSGNASEVQEANAKFDQDALQEMELAPVQRKIEARSAEDSFTGFVRTLYFADTFLRDSSRHCPSLWAGTNGGTVYAFCLRVPPAERRMDEPVRAEQAKEIQLMHRAPVVGILVLDGRSTPLPEPLEVAHDLSKSPDMQGSHQLLVVSEEQFKVFTLPKVSSKLKLKLTALEGCRVRKVTVANFGSCKTDDYSENDLAVLTNLGDIQIISLPFLKLQIRYPCIRKEDVSGIASCVFTKYGQGFYLISPSEFERFSLSTKWLVEPRCVVDVPEVTSNNHVHNKSGVENAARKSRGSGRSLGDYGEDERKSGRLMEHALLNDEKVLKEIQSTLEGGRGRRDHIPTSQRNRTLSIRIQELCRKKFGKKSVRTWTK; encoded by the exons ATGAGAAGGTTCTTAAGACCCGGACATGATCCAGTGAGAGAGAGGCTTAAACGCGACCTTTTCCAGTTTAACAAG ACTGTGGAACATGGATTTCCCCATCAACCCAGTGCACTGGGCTATAGCCCATTTCTCCGCCTTATGGCCATTGGAACGCGATCGGGAGCCATCAAACT ATATGGTGCTCCTGGGGTGGAGTTCATGGGtttacatgaagaaaacaatACTGTAATGCAGATTCACTTTATACCTGATCAG TGCCAGCTGGTGACATTGCTAGATGATAACAGCTTGCATCTCTGGAGCCTGAAGCAGCACAGCGGAGCATCCGAGCTGCGGGAGGAGTACCGCTTCACGTTGAAAGGGCCACCTGG GTCTTCGCCAAGTGCCACGCAGATAACAGCTGTCCTTCCCCATTCCTCACGGGAAGTCCTGTATCTTGGCACGGAGAGTGGCAACATCTTTGTAGTGGAGCTTCCGTCATTCAGAGTGCTAGAGGACAGGACCATAACCTctgaggctgtgctgcagcg GGTACCAGAAGATTACTGTAACAGGCGATCATGTGAATTGGTGGAAGCCCTTCGGGAGCATCCTAAGAACCCTGACCAGATCCTGATTGGATACAGCAGGGGCTTGATTGTCCTCTGGGACCTGCAGAATAACAAAGCAACACATCATTTCCTGGGTAGCCAG CAACTGGAGAACCTCTACTGGCAGAGGGATGGCAGTAAATTCGTTAGTTGTCACTATGATGGAAGTTACACCCAGTGGCCAGTATCCAGTGACAACAGGCAGCCTGAGCCTCTGGAAAACCTTGTGCCTTATG GTCCTTTTCCTTGCAAGGCCATCTCCAAGATCTACTGGCAGACAACAAAAAATGG GCTTCCTTACATTATATTCCAAGGTGGGATGCCCCGGGCTAGCTATGGTGACCGGCACAGTATCTCTGTTGTCCATGGCAGTCAGCAAACAGCCTTTGACTTCACATCACGGGTGATAGACTTCTTTATAATCTTCAGTTCAGAGCCTACTGCAG AGTTTGATGACCCTTCTGCTATGGTGGTGCTGGCAGAAGAAGAGCTGGTAGTTATAGACTTGAAAACTACAGGCTGGCCAGCAGTCCATCCTCCATACCTGGCTTCTCTCCATTGCTCAGCCATCACCTGCTCACACCATGTCTCTAACATCCCACTGAAACTGTGGGAGAGGATTATCAGTGCTGGGAGCAAGCAGAACATTCACTACTCGAATATG CCGTGGCCGATTGATGGTGGTACCAACATAGCTCCAGATCCTCCGCAGAGGGACTTGCTTCTAACAGG GCATGAAGATGGCACTGTGCGGTTTTGGGATGCATCTGGTGTCTGCTTACATCTCCTTTATAAGCTAAGTACAGTGAGAGTATTTCTCACAGATGCTGATCCCAATGACAATATGAACACCCTGGGTGAGGACGAATGGCCTCCACTTCGCAAG GTTGGTACCTTTGACCCTTACAGTGATGATCCTAGACTTGGGATCCAGAAGATCTACCTGTGTAAATACAGCGGATACTTGGCTGTAGCTGGTACAGCAGGACAG ATACTGGTGATGGAACTGAATGACGAAGATGCAGAACATGTCGTGGACCATGCTGAAGCAGATCTCCTGCAGGACCAAGAGGGCTATCGATGGAAAGGTCATGAGAAACTAAAGACTCGAGATGGACCTGTTCGATTTGAAGCTGGTTTTCAGCCCTTTGTCCTTGTCCAGTGTCAACCACCAGCGGTGGTCACCTCATTGGCCCTTCACTCTGAATGGAAGCTTGTGGCCTTTGGTACCAGTCATGGTTTTGGGCTTTTTGACCACCAGCAGAAACGACTGGTCTTTGTCAA GTGTACACTGCATCCCAGTGACCAATTGGCCTTAGAAGGCCCACTGTCTCGGGTGAAATCCTTGAAGAAATCCCTCCGTCAGTCATTCAGGCGGATCAGGAGGAGCCGGGTGTCCAGTAGGAAGCGACGAGGAGGTAGTGGAAATGCCTCAGAG GTGCAAGAAGCAAATGCCAAATTTGACCAAGACGCATTGCAGGAGATGGAACTGGCTCCAGTCCAGCGGAAGATTGAAGCCCGGTCTGCAGAAGACTCTTTCACTGGCTTTGTGCGCACCTTGTATTTTGCTGATACCTTCTTGAGGGACA GCTCCCGCCACTGCCCATCCTTGTGGGCAGGCACCAATGGAGGTACAGTCTATGCCTTCTGTTTACGTGTTCCTCCAGCGGAGAGGAGGATGGATGAACCTGTCAGGGCAGAGCAGG CCAAAGAGATTCAGCTGATGCACAGGGCTCCTGTTGTGGGTATACTTGTCTTGGATGGACGCAGCACTCCCCTCCCAGAACCTCTAGAAGTAGCACATGACCTTTCTAAGAGTCCTGATATGCAAGGCAGCCATCAACTGTTGGTGGTGTCTGAAGAGCAATTTAAG GTATTCACATTACCTAAGGTTAGCTCCAAACTGAAGCTCAAGCTGACAGCCCTGGAAGGCTGTAGGGTACGAAAGGTGACGGTTGCGAACTTTGGCAGCTGCAAGACTGACGATTACAGTGAAAATGACCTGGCTGTCCTGACTAACCTGGGAGACATTCAGATCATCTCGCTGCCCTTCCTCAAATTACAGATCCGCTACCCTTGCATCCGCAAAGAGGACGTGAGCGGCATTGCATCCTGCGTCTTCACCAAATATGGCCAAG GTTTCTATCTGATCTCACCATCGGAGTTTGAGAGGTTTTCCCTTTCTACCAAATGGTTAGTGGAGCCCCGGTGTGTTGTGGATGTGCCAGAAGTTACAAGCAACAATCACGTGCACAATAAGTCTGGTGTGGAGAATGCTGCAAGAAAATCCAG gGGATCAGGAAGGAGTTTGGGTGACTATGGTGAAGATG AAAGGAAGTCTGGGAGGCTGATGGAACATGCCTTGCTCAATGACGAAA aagTCCTGAAGGAGATCCAGAGTACTCTGGAGGGGGGCAGAGG CAGGAGAGATCACATTCCCACATCCCAAAGGAACAGGACTCTGAGTATTCGCATACAG GAGCtatgcagaaagaaatttggCAAGAAGTCCGTTAGGACATGGACTAAGTAA